The genome window TGGATAGCGAAAAGGATGGCGTCAACCAATGTCGGGTCCTCGCCCGCTCTCACCTTCGAGCTCGTCGCTCGCTGTTCAGTAAGCATCCCCCACCTCCGTACTTTGACTCACAATCTTCATGTGATTCCTAGTTCGCATGTTAACGGTTTAGGCCAGACAACGAGAGCCCGCGCATCCATCCTGACGCTTCCTCACGGCCAGGTCCAGCTTCCGATATTCATGCCTGTCGCGACACAAGCTTCGCTCAAAGGCTTGACTCCCGAGCAGCTTGAAGAGACGGGCTGCCGCCTGTGCCTGAACAACACCTACCATCTCGGCCTGAAGCCCGGCCAAGACGTACTGGACAAGATCGGCGGCGCGCACAAGCTCCAAGGATGGAAACACAATCTTTTGACGGATAGTGGAGGGTACATATACCTTCTTGACTGGATTGCGAAGGTCTTCACCATTTACTGACTAAGTCTATAGCTTCCAAATGGTCAGTCTCCTCAAGCTGGCGAAAATCACTGAGGAGGGTGTGCGCTTCCTCAGCCCCCACGATGGTTCGCCCATGCTTTTGACTCCAGAGCACTCCATGTCTCTGCAGAATTCGATTGGAAGCGACATCATGATGCAGCTCGACGACGTACTTGTCACGACATCACCCGACGCAGCCCGTATGCGCGAGGCCATGGAGCGAAGTGTAAGATGGTTGGATCGGTGCATCGCAGCGCACAAGAACCCCAAGACCCAGAACCTCTTCTGCATCATCCAGGGCGGTCTCGATCTCGAAATGCGACGGGAGTGCACACGGGAGATGTTGGCGCGCGATACCCCAGGGATCGCCATTGGTGGTCTGAGTGGTGGCGAGGCCAAGACGGATTACTGCCGTGTTGTCGAGACGTGTACCGAGCTGCTGCCGGATCTCAAACCTCGATATGTCATGGGTATCGGATACCCCGAGGATTTGGTTGTGAGCGTCGCCCTGGGAGCGGATATGTTCGACTGTGTCTGGCCGACGCGGACAGCCCGGTTTGGCAACGCAATCACGAAGCACGGCGTACTGAACATTCGCAACTGGCGATATGAGAACGACTACGGCCCTATCGAGGAAGGATGTGGCTGTATCTGTTGCCGGAAGGGCGAGGGTGGTCTAGGTGTGACTAGGGCCTTCATCAACCATAATGCGGGCAAGGAAACGGTCGCTGCTCACCTGCTGAGCATACACAACGTCTGGTATCAGCTGAACCTCATGAAAGATATCCGGCAAGCTGTTATCGAAGACAGGTACCCTGCCCTTATTAGGCAGTTCTTCGGCGATCTTTACGACTATGACAAGTCAAAGTATCCAGAGTGGGCTGTTGAGTCTCTGAAGAGAGTAGGAGTCGATTTAATAAACGAGTAAACTCACGGCTGTCGTCAAGACTATTTCACGTTGAAGATGATTGAGACACTGGTGAAATTGTTTATTGATCACTGATACCGACTAAGCCCCCGAGACCAGTGCCTGCCCATGCTATTGAGCTGTAAGTCTTCCCTTGGTTGGGCCCCTCACATTAAAAGTCAATAAGGCAAGACGGCGTGTCCGAAACCATGCAGTTGAAAACGCCCATCGCTGATAATGATTCTTTGGCGTTGACTATAAGTTCAACCTGCAGCTACTTTGCCAAATGTCCGGTCGAGCTTACTGGCTGGACTTTCCCTCTGCCCAGAGCTTCTTATGCGGCATTGACCCTCCTCTTCTGCTCCTATATCTGGACGCCAAGACATTTCTCCGCGTTGAGAGTCAGTGAGGCGAAACGGCGTGTCCAGAGTCAGAACGCTCATCGTTGATAATGGTTTCTCGACGCTGACTATGACTCCAAACATGGCTAGTTTGCCAAGTGTCAGGTCGAGCTTGCTAGCTGGACTGGCACTGACTCGGCTCTTCTGCTCCTACATCTAGACGCCCAGACTCTTTTCTCCGAGCAGCTGCCGCATCGTTGCCCAAAGTGATTTTCGACCCTAACCCAGGGTTGTCGTGCTTCGCGGTTCCCACAATCATTCGGTTGCGAACTTCAGCTTCGAAGGCCAGTCGGTCCTTAATGTTCATCGGGGGGGGGGTCTTGGAGTCTGTCGTGGATTCGGCTCAGACCGTCTGCGACTTTGATAATCTAGGTGGTGTTCGGTCGGTGTAGGTACTCCACATCGTGCTCTGCGAGGACTTCAATCTACTTGGCGAGTTTGCCATGAACTTCCCCATTGTGTCCGAGCAAACGGCGTGAGCTCTGGCTCCATTCGAGATCCTCCTTAATAGTGTCATCTTGTCGAGCAGACTGGCACCCTTCCGCTTGAGTAAACCTCTTTAGCTTACGTTGAGCTCTCCGTGCGTTGGCTAATAGTGGCA of Colletotrichum lupini chromosome 8, complete sequence contains these proteins:
- a CDS encoding queuine tRNA-ribosyltransferase, whose amino-acid sequence is MWIAKRMASTNVGSSPALTFELVARCSVSIPHLRTLTHNLHVIPSSHVNGLGQTTRARASILTLPHGQVQLPIFMPVATQASLKGLTPEQLEETGCRLCLNNTYHLGLKPGQDVLDKIGGAHKLQGWKHNLLTDSGGFQMVSLLKLAKITEEGVRFLSPHDGSPMLLTPEHSMSLQNSIGSDIMMQLDDVLVTTSPDAARMREAMERSVRWLDRCIAAHKNPKTQNLFCIIQGGLDLEMRRECTREMLARDTPGIAIGGLSGGEAKTDYCRVVETCTELLPDLKPRYVMGIGYPEDLVVSVALGADMFDCVWPTRTARFGNAITKHGVLNIRNWRYENDYGPIEEGCGCICCRKGEGGLGVTRAFINHNAGKETVAAHLLSIHNVWYQLNLMKDIRQAVIEDRYPALIRQFFGDLYDYDKSKYPEWAVESLKRVGVDLINE